A genomic segment from Candidatus Zixiibacteriota bacterium encodes:
- the murQ gene encoding N-acetylmuramic acid 6-phosphate etherase, with amino-acid sequence MKRHAKDHTLYEQLTELTTESQDKRYRRLDREPLRTVLKRINDADRTVATAIARCLPQIEKATQVVIDAWFGGGRLFYAGAGTSGRLGVLDASELPPTFGLDHKRAVGLIAGGHRTLIRSREGVEDKAADGAADVRRHRVGKQDCLIAIAASRRTPYTLGALREAKRRGARTIFLVANPIPVATSSESADVVVAVVVGPEVIAGSTRMKAGTAQKLVLNMITTAAMIQLGKTYQNWMVDLTATSAKLRERSKRILCVTAGLDYDQSSEFLRRARGSVKRALVMAKLNCSARDADTVLKRANGSVYRALGEP; translated from the coding sequence ATGAAGCGACACGCAAAGGACCATACGCTATACGAACAATTGACCGAATTGACCACCGAGTCGCAGGACAAACGTTATCGACGGCTGGACCGCGAACCGCTGCGCACGGTGCTCAAGCGCATCAACGATGCCGATCGCACAGTCGCCACTGCCATCGCGCGCTGTCTGCCGCAGATCGAAAAGGCGACACAAGTGGTCATCGATGCTTGGTTTGGGGGCGGACGCCTGTTCTACGCGGGCGCGGGCACATCCGGACGGCTCGGTGTGCTCGATGCCTCCGAGCTGCCGCCGACATTCGGATTGGATCACAAGCGCGCGGTGGGGTTGATTGCCGGCGGGCATCGCACATTGATCCGTTCGCGCGAAGGGGTCGAGGACAAAGCGGCCGATGGCGCCGCCGATGTCAGGCGACATCGCGTCGGCAAACAAGATTGCCTGATCGCCATCGCGGCGTCACGACGCACGCCGTACACTCTGGGCGCATTGCGCGAGGCCAAACGTCGCGGCGCACGCACGATCTTCCTCGTCGCCAATCCGATACCGGTCGCCACGAGCTCGGAAAGCGCCGATGTTGTCGTTGCAGTCGTAGTCGGCCCCGAGGTGATCGCGGGATCAACGCGGATGAAAGCAGGTACGGCGCAAAAGCTCGTGCTCAACATGATCACAACAGCGGCCATGATTCAACTGGGCAAAACGTATCAGAATTGGATGGTCGACCTGACAGCGACCTCTGCGAAACTGCGCGAACGCTCCAAGCGTATCCTTTGTGTGACTGCCGGTCTGGACTATGACCAGTCGAGCGAGTTCTTGCGTCGGGCGCGCGGTTCAGTCAAGCGCGCGCTGGTCATGGCCAAGCTGAACTGCTCCGCCCGCGATGCGGACACCGTATTGAAGCGAGCGAACGGCTCCGTTTATCGCGCACTCGGAGAACCCTGA
- a CDS encoding right-handed parallel beta-helix repeat-containing protein: MARLVGKNEVAGMSLRFPFSHHNLNGYALYGHNFPEFDTVTVRDCRINGFAVVLGGNTRAFVYDNEFFHQRARGVRAHSTYAWIHDNLFVGETTSAEEGLLVSDAGTVLIERNVFDNTRPGGGRPHAAIYVNFVNSVTIRNNLIRQVKHPILWYYASGVVENNTIIDGDRGALLSTVLQRYFETLSMCNNLFLNNRAAFQFGLSCDGCDSTGWITYAYNAFWLPVDSFYYIYPGDPPERIKIFPYENTNLYPMLTTDSLFQLQYSSPLIDAGDPSILDADGSRSDIGWTGGPQGYTYSYPDLAPLAPESLRTVGQNVVAHVQWSARPETDLAGYRIYRGESPGFWDETTLPLKEVAAADTAIWDTNQATPEVVYYVVTAFDSAGQESGPSAVIAYDTDPHPPVWELVPDQEVVAGDTLTLSVMATDADDDPLTLSILDPPAHATFTDLRSGQGSLVFSPDESQVGEVTILLVASDGAFEDTLIIRIQIGPRVRPRTIHVSPLGSNTPPYATYQTAAHRVIDAARLATSVGDTILIHAGYYGIDSTILIAPGVSLHGVGRDSVTLDWTGPYEFPEQIIEIRGSLDHAVSGLEFRFSRGSTVMHINGVFGYYAGTISVSECRFVECNASFGSSGTSHIHDNEFIHGAGDGIICGNGHSWIHDNTFAGGFSGRGISVYRAGTILIEHNVSDNTLLGDARPRAGIEVGFANQVTIRNNLIRQAQHPVIWYYATGSLENNTFIDCDHGPQRSEVLQRYFETITIRNNIFLDSPALFRFGLSCDGCDSTGWITYAYNAFWPPVDSFYYIYPGDPPERIKIFPYENTNLYPMLTTDSLFQLQYGSPLIDAGDPSVLDVDGSRSDIGWTGGPGGNTYHYTDFPPLAPGSISVTGAGPAVTVCWSRRYEGDLREYKVSRGTHSGFWPMDVEQQETVPFDDTCWTDILPPDRDSAFYVVVAADSMGNTSNPSPEGQYVVADHPANRAPVLEPTGGRTITLGDSLELEVRASDPDDDSIVLRLGDSLDNAVLVDHGDGVATFSFAPDEEQVGYHSVRFIAEDTSLADTEIVEIEVKAMPSVPRSSRIVAVFPNPVRSLATIRVDIGVIGSEQAIPVELIVHDIHGRTVARAYRGVLSGGTHDVVWSAADVEELASGIYLLRLVVNGQTKGTPYKIAVIN; encoded by the coding sequence AACACTCGACCTGGGGGTGGTCGCCCACATGCGGCGATTTACGTCAATTTCGTGAACTCGGTCACAATCCGCAATAACCTCATCCGGCAAGTCAAGCACCCGATCCTCTGGTACTACGCATCAGGCGTGGTGGAGAACAACACGATCATCGACGGTGACCGTGGGGCACTGCTCTCAACCGTCTTGCAGCGCTATTTTGAGACGCTGTCGATGTGCAACAATCTGTTCCTTAATAACCGTGCTGCCTTCCAGTTCGGTTTGTCCTGTGACGGCTGTGACTCCACGGGATGGATTACGTATGCCTACAATGCATTCTGGCTACCGGTCGACTCGTTCTACTACATCTACCCCGGCGATCCGCCCGAACGGATCAAGATATTCCCTTATGAAAACACGAATCTGTACCCGATGCTGACGACGGATTCGCTCTTCCAGCTGCAATACAGCAGCCCCCTGATCGACGCCGGCGACCCCTCGATCCTGGATGCCGACGGCTCCCGCTCCGACATCGGCTGGACCGGCGGGCCGCAGGGATACACATATAGCTACCCGGATCTCGCGCCACTCGCGCCGGAATCACTGCGCACTGTCGGTCAGAACGTGGTCGCGCACGTTCAATGGAGCGCCAGGCCGGAGACCGATCTGGCCGGATACCGAATTTATCGCGGGGAGAGCCCCGGATTCTGGGATGAGACGACACTCCCCCTGAAGGAGGTCGCCGCCGCCGACACCGCGATTTGGGATACCAATCAGGCAACCCCGGAGGTCGTCTACTATGTCGTCACGGCGTTCGACAGCGCCGGCCAGGAGAGCGGTCCCTCGGCCGTGATTGCCTACGACACTGACCCCCACCCGCCTGTTTGGGAGCTTGTACCCGATCAGGAGGTGGTAGCGGGTGACACGCTGACCCTATCCGTGATGGCGACGGACGCCGATGACGATCCGCTGACGCTGTCGATCCTCGATCCGCCGGCCCACGCCACCTTCACCGATCTGAGAAGTGGGCAGGGATCACTGGTTTTCTCACCGGACGAGTCGCAAGTCGGGGAGGTCACGATCTTATTGGTCGCATCGGATGGAGCCTTCGAGGATACGTTGATCATTCGAATCCAGATCGGCCCGCGCGTGAGACCGCGGACGATTCATGTTTCGCCGTTGGGTTCGAACACCCCTCCATATGCGACTTACCAGACAGCCGCCCATCGTGTGATCGACGCGGCTCGATTGGCGACCTCCGTCGGCGATACCATTCTAATTCATGCCGGATACTACGGAATCGATTCGACGATCCTTATTGCACCTGGTGTTTCTCTCCACGGCGTTGGACGGGATTCAGTCACTCTGGACTGGACTGGCCCGTACGAGTTCCCCGAGCAAATCATCGAGATTCGTGGCAGCCTTGACCATGCGGTCTCTGGGCTGGAGTTTCGGTTTTCAAGAGGAAGCACTGTAATGCACATTAACGGCGTTTTCGGCTACTATGCCGGTACCATAAGTGTATCTGAATGCCGGTTTGTCGAGTGCAATGCTTCCTTTGGAAGCTCGGGGACAAGTCACATTCATGACAACGAGTTCATCCATGGTGCGGGAGACGGGATCATCTGCGGCAATGGTCACTCCTGGATTCATGACAATACATTTGCTGGAGGCTTTTCCGGGCGGGGAATCTCGGTTTACCGCGCGGGAACCATTCTCATCGAGCACAACGTAAGCGATAACACGTTACTGGGTGACGCTCGTCCGCGAGCAGGAATTGAAGTCGGGTTCGCCAATCAGGTCACTATTCGCAATAACCTCATCCGACAGGCTCAACATCCCGTCATTTGGTACTATGCGACTGGATCTCTCGAAAACAATACATTCATCGACTGCGATCATGGCCCGCAGCGGTCCGAAGTGCTTCAGCGGTACTTTGAAACGATCACGATCCGCAACAATATCTTCTTAGATAGTCCAGCTCTCTTCCGATTCGGTCTTTCGTGCGACGGCTGTGACTCCACGGGATGGATTACGTATGCCTACAATGCCTTCTGGCCGCCCGTCGACTCGTTCTACTACATCTATCCCGGCGATCCGCCCGAACGGATCAAGATCTTCCCTTATGAAAACACGAATCTGTACCCGATGCTGACGACGGATTCGCTCTTCCAGCTGCAATACGGTAGCCCGCTCATCGACGCGGGTGACCCGTCCGTGCTCGACGTCGACGGCTCGCGCTCCGACATCGGCTGGACGGGTGGGCCGGGTGGCAACACCTACCACTACACTGATTTTCCGCCCCTCGCTCCCGGCTCGATCAGCGTGACGGGTGCAGGTCCAGCGGTCACCGTTTGTTGGAGTCGTCGTTACGAGGGTGACTTGCGTGAGTATAAGGTTAGTCGTGGAACGCATTCGGGCTTTTGGCCAATGGACGTGGAACAGCAGGAAACTGTGCCGTTCGATGACACTTGCTGGACGGATATACTGCCGCCCGACCGAGATTCTGCGTTTTATGTCGTGGTGGCAGCCGACTCGATGGGGAACACCAGCAACCCATCGCCCGAGGGACAGTATGTTGTCGCAGATCATCCCGCGAATCGCGCTCCGGTGCTTGAACCAACCGGTGGCCGGACGATCACTCTCGGCGATTCGCTCGAATTGGAAGTCCGGGCCAGCGATCCGGACGATGACAGCATCGTATTGCGACTCGGCGATTCTCTTGATAACGCTGTGCTCGTAGACCACGGCGATGGCGTAGCGACATTTTCGTTTGCCCCGGACGAAGAGCAGGTCGGGTATCACTCTGTCCGGTTTATCGCCGAGGACACGTCATTGGCTGATACCGAAATCGTCGAGATTGAAGTGAAAGCGATGCCGTCTGTCCCCAGGTCTTCGCGGATTGTCGCTGTGTTTCCCAATCCCGTCAGATCGCTCGCCACGATCCGAGTCGACATTGGCGTGATCGGATCGGAACAGGCCATTCCAGTCGAGTTGATCGTCCACGACATACATGGGCGAACGGTTGCCAGGGCGTATCGGGGCGTCCTTTCCGGCGGCACACACGATGTCGTGTGGAGTGCTGCTGACGTGGAAGAACTGGCTTCCGGTATCTACCTCCTGCGGCTTGTCGTGAATGGCCAGACCAAGGGGACGCCGTATAAGATCGCGGTAATCAATTGA